Genomic window (Polaribacter batillariae):
ACGACTTTGCCAAGAAGCAAAAGCAGAAGGTTTTAAACACATGAAAATAAAAGTGGGGTCTAATTTACAAGACGATATGCGTCGTGCACAAATTATTCGTGAAGAAATTGGAGACGATTTACAATTAATGATGGATGCCAACCAAAAATGGGATGTAGATGAAGCCATAGAAAATATGGCTTCGCTTAAAAAATTTAACCCATATTGGATTGAAGAACCTACAAGTCCAGATGACATTTTAGGGCATGCAAAAATCGCAAAAGCAGTTGCTCCCATTAAAGTTGCCACAGGCGAACATTGCCAGAATCGAGTAATATTTAAACAATTAATTATGGCAAATGCTTTGCAAATTTGTCAAATTGATAGTTGTAGAGTTGGTGGAGTAAACGAAATTTTAGCCATATTATTAATGGCAGCAAAATATAAAGTACCCGTTTGCCCACATGCAGGTGGCGTTGGCTTGTGTGAGTATGTACAGCACCTATCTATGATCGATTATATTTGTGTAAGTGCCACCACCGAAAATAGAATTATAGAATACGTAGATCATTTACACGAGCATTTTTTCGAGCCTGTAGTTATTAAAAATGGCGCTTACATGCCACCAAAACAACCAGGATATAGCATTACAATGAAACCAGAATCTTTAGAAACCTTCAGTTTTCCAAACGGAGCTGTATGGGTTAAAAAACTTCAATTACAATAATATGGCATTTAGTTTAAAAGGAAAAACAGCAATTATTACAGGTGGAGGAAGTGGAATTGGAAAAGCCATTTCAACCACGTTTGCAAAACAAGGTGCACAGGTTTGTATTCTTGATTTTAATAAAGAAAACGGAACTTCAACAGTTTTAGAAATTATAAATAAAAATGGTGCTGCACATTTCTATCAATGCGATGTTTCAAATCAAAAACAAATAAATACTATTGTTACAGAAATCGTAAAAAACAATACTATTGATATTTTAATAAACAACGCAGGAATTGCACACGTAGGAAACATAGAAAACACCAATCTCGAAGATTTAGACCGTTTGTACAACGTTAATATCAAAGGGGTTTATAACGGAATGAAAGCCGTTATTCCACACTTTAAAAAACAACAAAGTGGTGTCATTATCAATATGGCTTCGATTGCATCTTCTGTTGGAATTTCAGATCGATTTGCATATTCTATGACCAAAGGCTCTGTATTAACAATGACGTATTCAGTTGCAAAAGATTATATTGCCAACGGAATTAGATGCAATTCTATTTCTCCTGCACGTGTACACACACCTTTTGTAGA
Coding sequences:
- a CDS encoding L-fuconate dehydratase, whose protein sequence is MKQSITITNVVTKDVRFPTSDSLDGSDAMNLDPDYSAAYVILKTNHPELEGHGLTFTIGRGNELCVAAIEALSHLVVGKTLESFTKNMGDFWKMITGDSQLRWLGPEKGVIHLATGAVVNAVWDLYAKAEKKPLWKLIADMAPEEFVKCIDFTYITDAITPNEALEILKNNEATKQNRIDNLLEKGYPAYTTSAGWLGYSDTKMRRLCQEAKAEGFKHMKIKVGSNLQDDMRRAQIIREEIGDDLQLMMDANQKWDVDEAIENMASLKKFNPYWIEEPTSPDDILGHAKIAKAVAPIKVATGEHCQNRVIFKQLIMANALQICQIDSCRVGGVNEILAILLMAAKYKVPVCPHAGGVGLCEYVQHLSMIDYICVSATTENRIIEYVDHLHEHFFEPVVIKNGAYMPPKQPGYSITMKPESLETFSFPNGAVWVKKLQLQ
- a CDS encoding SDR family NAD(P)-dependent oxidoreductase produces the protein MAFSLKGKTAIITGGGSGIGKAISTTFAKQGAQVCILDFNKENGTSTVLEIINKNGAAHFYQCDVSNQKQINTIVTEIVKNNTIDILINNAGIAHVGNIENTNLEDLDRLYNVNIKGVYNGMKAVIPHFKKQQSGVIINMASIASSVGISDRFAYSMTKGSVLTMTYSVAKDYIANGIRCNSISPARVHTPFVDGFIKQNYPDNQAEMFENLSKTQPIGRMGKPEEIANLALYLCSDEASFITGTDFPIDGGFIKLNG